A window of the Emys orbicularis isolate rEmyOrb1 chromosome 1, rEmyOrb1.hap1, whole genome shotgun sequence genome harbors these coding sequences:
- the GEMIN8 gene encoding gem-associated protein 8 produces the protein MEDSLHEDSQPWYNQQVYARYWKHYNQAMHWMYKHKNAYRKAMESFYHLSWYPSETFPSSRYSDWDGGNPSDADNYSTYAPNSRARYPSWPQQYPGAHCSSGVSKDMGRDSEMEKDSESEEEIECDLSNMEITEELRQYFAQTEAHRQELRKQQQLEAEHQDMYVEADHDLHLTTRRSVQPPAERPGERRMAEMKKLYGVGAAKIQAMETAMQLAFDRNCDKKQPKYWPVIPLKL, from the exons GAGGACTCACTGCATGAAGACTCTCAGCCATGGTATAATCAACAAGTATATGCAAGATACTGGAAGCATTACAATCAAGCCATGCATTGGATGTACAAGCACAAAAATGCCTACAGGAAAGCCATGGAGTCCTTTTATCATCTGTCATGGTATCCATCCGAAACCTTTCCTTCAAGTCGTTACTCAGATTGGGATGGAGGCAACCCGTCGGATGCTGACAACTATTCTACTTACGCTCCAAACAGCAGAGCGCGATACCCTTCCTGGCCCCAGCAATACCCAGGTGCCCATTGCAGTTCCGGAGTGAGCAAGGATATGGGCAGGGATTCTGAAATGGAGAAGGATTCTGAGTCTGAAGAGGAGATAGAATGTGACCTGAGCAACATGGAGATCACAGAGGAGCTCCGCCAGTATTTTGCACAGACAGAGGCGCACAGGCAGGAGTTAC ggaagcagcagcagcttgaagCCGAGCACCAGGACATGTATGTCGAAGCTGATCATGACCTGCACCTGACAACACGACGTTCGGTACAACCCCCTGCAGAAAGACCCGGGGAGAGACGTATGGCTGAAATGAAGAAACTCTATGGTGTGGGTGCGGCCAAAATCCAAGCCATGGAGACTGCCATGCAACTTGCCTTTGATAGGAACTGTGATAAAAAGCAGCCCAAGTACTGGCCTGTTATCCCCCTGAAACTGTGA